DNA from Daucus carota subsp. sativus chromosome 1, DH1 v3.0, whole genome shotgun sequence:
ataataatttttaataagaattattattattttttaattttgctaaGTTGTTCTTgacaattttatgaaattattttctttttttttttttttgaaactaatggaattttcattaaatttgcAAAGAATCAGACAATAACGTCTCCAACAAAAACGGTGGAGGAGACATGATAATATCGAAGCTATTTCGCGCACAAGGTAATCTAGCCAGTTTATGGGCTATCTTGTTTGCTTGCTTCCTAATAAAAACAACCGAGACATAAACTCTATTTGCTAGAAAATGTTGGCATTGCTCGATGATACTACCTAGCTCCAGCAGATTCTGTACAGCCCTGTTAATTGCATTCACACATAACAATGAATCACTTTCAATGACAATAGGTTGGTTACGCAGGTCTTTTGTCCATCTAAGAGCTTCCAACACCCCCACTGACTCTGCTTCCATCACAGATACACATCCTTCAAATTTCATTACCTTTCCACGGATAAAGTGACCTTGATGATTCCTCGCCACCATGCCTATCGAGAAAAATTTGTTCCCGGATATGACTGATGCATCCACATTTATTTTGAGAGTTCCTAGAGCGGGAGGAGACCAACTACGATCTTGCTGAGCTGAAACAACAATTGCACCCGAAGCATGCGTAGATCGCTTTTTCTGAGCTGCTCTCCACTCTGAAATTTGCTTGAGGCTCCAGCTAACAACTCCTTCAAGTGTCAAGCGTTTATTCTCCCAGATAAGCTTATTCCTCGCAAACCAAACGCCCCAGAGCACCGTagctattttaattaaattttcatgTGTCTCGGTGCACATCTTCTCTAATAACCACTCTGGTGCAGATTCCACCTCCCACATGTCATATGTCAGGTCTACTTTCTGCCAGCATTCCATTGCAAAAGGACAGTCGAAAAATAAGTGCAGCAGATGCTCTACGTCCCTCTCACACATCTGGCACTCGATTGTTATTGCAACTCCTTTCCCCCGTAAGAGATTTCGAATAGGGACAGCGTTTCGACAAAACCTCCATAGAAATACCTTGATTTTATGAGGAATGCTTAGACGCCATAGCTTTCCCCACCCATCTGATTGCTTAACATCCATGTTCCCCAGATGATTCGAATGCCAATACTGATAACCCGTCTTCACTGAGTACTGTCTTTTAAAGTATAGTTATAAATCAAACACGAATTGCGAAAGATAAgtggttaaaaataaaataaatgccaattactttttattatatCTACGTGTGTGTCATTGGAGCAGCACAAAATCGCCACACATTATTATTTCTCTAGTTTCGGTACTGAATCattctatataattttattaattcccAACACACCAgacttataaagtataattatataatttattaattcaaaaatcttatctttaaacaaaaatttagacaatatatttttatccacgaacaaattaaaataaatcattgaactatattttataaaaatatgggCGGAACCTCTCTGCCAAACATATActctctgtccccctcatttctttacgttacttttcggcACATTTTTTCACGCTTATTTAAAATgtagtttaataatatatttttttatttttttctctgaataaaagtttgatgtttaaacttttattcagaatcaaacttttattcagaaaaaagaaaattttaaaaaaaaaattatgaaatcatACTTAATAGAAGTCTCAAAATATGTGCAAAAACTAACAGGGCACGGAGGGAGTACACAACATATACAACTCACCGGCATAAACAAACATGCATTCTAATTATTGAACAACATATACATACGTGTCATGAGCTCCCATTTATCAGAGAATCTATGGCCgtgtttgaaaaaattaaaggtGTGGGGTtagttagaggtttgaccattcCAATCCGTTAATGATAGTATTTATAGTTAGCGGATTAAAATAGAGGTTTGcgctcaaaaagctaattttcaaaaagctatTTTGACGAGGTTTTTGGGTTAGCGGTTTTAATGTCTATCATAAAATGCTAACGAAACAGCTGCTTGCCAAACAGTTTTACATCaaaccgctaattcaatccgctaatcaaaacatctatttcaatcagctagtcacaATATCTAATCCAatccgctaaccgctaattccaAAACAGGGTCATATGTATTGCTTTTGAATAGTTCTTTTCGAAGTAAATAAATCTTGAGATCTTAAAGTTTCTTTTCAGGTAAAATACTTGTGACAATTACAATGTCTACAACAATGTATACTTCTGCCGGGAAAAGATGCAACCCCAAGTCACCAAATATGATCTGTGCACAGACAGAGTGTCAGATGTTTACTCTGAACATGTACTGCCAAGAACTTAAATGGCTAAATGAATTattattcaagaaaaaatatCAACTACTGCTgagaaaaaattacaaattatcacTTGCATTAGTTAACAACTCGGCAATTCTGCCTCACCTCTCCTTCACCTTCTGCAAGTGTTATTATTTcactcattttcttcattgatTGGGCGAACCTGGCAAAGAACACTTTAGGATTCTCTAAATCTTTAGCCATCTGTGCTGACTGTTGGTTGGTCAGTAATGCTGCATCTGATAAAAATACGCCTTTATGTTCGTTAaggattttaaaataatgactGTCGAAAGAACCTGAACTTTCAGGATCCATTTCTACAGGTGTTGATGGAATTAAAGGATTTGGGCAGATATTTCGCAAGCTTTCTGCGTATTCTGGATCAAGTGAAGGATCTGTATCACCGCGCCCTGTAAAATTGTACAGTCTTCTGGATAACAAAGCACATCTTGTGGTTCCAATTGTATGTGCTCCTGAAATGTACGCGACTAATGGCTCAGTATACAGTTTTTTGCTCTATGTCTCTTAAATTTGTGCAGTATTATTTgagaaactatactttacacaAGTGTATAATGTTGATTCTACCTGAAAGTGTTACAAGGTCCATCATGTCGAGGCCGTGACTTTGAAATTGGCCAAGAAGAGTTGTAAAATTAGAAAATGGCGAGGGCATGTCTGTTGTAGCTTCAGAGGAAAGGGAAACTCTTCCATCTTTCCTACCGGTGAAAACATTCCACATTGGCCTACGAAACTGCAATTTTTGTTCATCAATGTTATCAGGCATATCATATGAAAACATGTAAAATGTGATTGCTCGTGATTTTGAAATAACTGTCAGAGGCATCTGATTTCTTACTTGGAAAGAGATAGCATCTCGCGCAGTTAATGCAAGAATATCTGCACATGACACAACTCCAGGGCACTCTTCTTCAAGTTTTGCCTTTATAGCGTCAATTAATTCATAACCAGATAAAGATCTGTTCGGTAATGCAGCCTTTTCATTGTCTTTCTTATTCACATCAGTTGAATCCAACAGTATTGATCCATCACAACCCTACACATGCATGCAAGAATAATTGATCATCATAATTAAATTATGAGCCGCAAATATTAATTGTTGCAGAATATGATCCCTGTGAACCTCAattctgataccatgttaagtgagcAATTCTCCCAAAATCCCAAGGTTTtgggaggagggcttaccaagactatattatattttaacagtaTATGCAGATTATATTCTAACAGTATATGCAGAGATGCGTATTAGTATTTGAAAGTATATAAACATACCCTGACAAAGCAATCATGGTAATGAAGCCTTAACAGCTTGGCTGCAAAACTTGGGTCTTCTGCCACTTTCCTCCATGTAATATCTCTCACAATATCTTCAACCGAATCGCAAGACTTGTGATAGTACTTCATTTTCAGTAGCTTATTTCCATTGCAGACTATAACAGCATTGACTAGTACAAGAGCAAGAAGCAAAAACAAGAAACTTGGCCTCATTTTGTTCTTATGATTAACCAGTTAAGACTCTTCAAACAGAGAATGCTGCTGTATATATATAAGCTAATTCGATGAATGAATTCAGAGTTCATGCAAATTGCTTATATAGGCATCTCATGCAAAGTGCAATCATCAAGTTAAATAATTAGGGGTTTAGACTTTTCACAAATTAATATTTCTTTGTTCGTttgaattattgaaattttgTTGTTGTTCCCTACTAATTTCATTATTAAACAGAACAAATGTAAACATACATGTATGGAATGAAACAAAGTGAAAAATGTGAGACATTCAGCTGGTCCTTCCaatcattaaattaattaattagtaaaGTCAAACTATTTTCTTGGTGATTAATGTAAACTGGAAGACCTTTGgcttatagtatatatataacttggtGCATACCCCTTAAATCATGTATTAGTGCTCACGGTGTAATAATGGCTGTATTTAGACTCtgggattttaaataaatgaataaataacAAATGATCATACCTAAagctgatttttatattaagcaGATTTCTATATACTTATTCAAACTATAATTACGAGCACTATATATGAGTCATGTTCAATAGGGCATCAGTACTGTCTGCAGAGAAGAATCGAAAATTTGTAACTTAGCTAGTACTTCAAAGTTAAATTATGGAATTCAACCCATTTCCTGGATTTTAATGTTGTTGAGCTTTTGAAATTTCATGCTTGCATGTCCCCGATATTGCCGGTAGGCAtgggttttattttttatttttttttttgaaaccaaggCATgggttttatttaataaatattttcactCAACAGAATAAAAGTcacatatataaatgaaatagAAGATTCATGAACGATAAAATAAAGGGAAGGAgcttaaaatatatgtatcaAAACGGGTAAATGATCAAACCAGAAATGCTGAAGTGAATGGTTGATTACTTGATTGAAACGATGTACTTATTTGATAGGAtgttagattattttttttctgaaacgaACCCGTCGTCTACTGTATTCTTCTAGGGCCGTTTGATTGGAAGGGTACGGGAGTCGGCAATCGGGATAAGGTGCATGGTATGGGATTAGATATCATTTTTGATATCACGTGGTTGATTGTTGGAATGAACgtgtttgaattaaaatatttataaataattaatggtaatattttaaaatataattaaattaatatttatatatattattgagtcattaatttcattttgtattaataatttacatgaaataatataaatatagcaatgaaaaaaaaaaatctcgaaCTCATGTTTCAAATCCACCTCCTCCATTGGGTATAAAATTCTTATAGATTTGAGGAATGAGTTTCATGAAAGaaaaaatttcaatcaaacATGAGGACTGGCTAAAGAATAAAGAATAaagggaaatttgaattttattaaaattgtagcgggaaatttgaatttaacGAAGAAGTTGGAgacaaaaaattagaattaaaaataactGATTAAAGTCAAATTAGGAGTTCAAATTTAAACAGGCATATTTAACcagtcatatttaattaaatatgactgGAAataccctgacaaaaaaaatatgactGATACTAAATTCCACTAAGTTATGACTAACCCACAATTTCTGGtcatatttaactaaatttgacgTCGTTTTTGTACTAGTGCAAAGAAGCCAGAACCAAAAAAATCCTTAATACTttccaaatataaattttataatgctATTGAAACTACTTTTCCTAAAAAATATTCGCAGACACTCTTTTACTTGTAATCTAACATATTGGTTTTATTGTTTATGATGTATTATGTGATTCATCACTAAAATATCatatacaactttttttttttttataatttaatccgctgatttctataatttttattgtttataatgTATCATATGATTCatataacaataattttatgatcgttacaatattattttgttattttttattaaataattatataacatcAATTTTACGGTCATTTCATTGGTAGAACAAACtggattacttttaaaatattaataataagatATATTTTTCACCTCATGAATTATGTATAGACAATTGTTCAAatgaaaatcattaaaatagaaattaaaatacacatCAAGGAAAAATATACCTAAACGACTAACACACCCCTACATGTCATCACTTACCTAAGATTCACTTTCGCCCCTACTCAATCCAACTCGGCCTGCTACAGCCTCGTCAAGACTATGCACAAACTCAGAGCCAAAACTTGACAACGCAATGGTCCCACTAGACCCTATCTCAACCCTACTTCTAGGCCTGGGATCCATTCTCGGTCCAAAAAACCTTACCGATCTACTTAATGgtatttgtttgtatttagtttatattttagtaatttgtATCTGCTTAAtgatatttgtttgtatttagtttatattttagtatTGGAGTAGAATCCTATATGTGTGAGAGaatatttagtttttgattgattaaatatctatttatttataatgattttaatatatttatatattttaatatttatttaagataaaacaattatttcatataaatctataaattattcaataattatatttaaatctatATATGCAACCATCacgatgattttgatgaaaattagTAATAATCTTTTGAATAGATAAATAATTATCTTTtgagtataaatttattttgctaACATAATTGAAAAATACATACAGTTCATTAACTACATATACATAAACAtcattttacaatttatttgcaCATTATTGCGACGTCTACTTGAAAGTTCCGTAGGTGTACAATTTATTCGAACAACAATTCAACAATTATTCATATAAGAATAACAAATACTCTTATCTAAATAGATAAAATCATGCATTTACTATGCGACAATTCTTCCTTATCTCCCCAGCATTTCCAATAAGCACTTCAATTTCTCCCATATTCTTCATTGATTTCCCAAACTGAGAGAAGAAAGTGTTGGCTTTTTGTAGTGAATCCACTATTTTTGAGGAAGCAGTATTTGTGAGAAGCGCTGCATCAGATTGAAATAAACCCTTGTTTTGTTTAACTGCAGTGAAATAGTGAGTATCGAATGATTCAGAGCTTTGAGGATCCATCTCAACAGTTATAGTAGAACTAGCTGGGTTTGGGCACTGCGACTTCAAAGTTTCAGCATAAGCTTGATTCAGAGAAGGATCTGTGTCGCCGTTACCACTGAAATTATATAATCTTCGCGAAAATGCTCCACAGTGAGCTACTCCAATGGTATGAGCACCTACGAATGTATTgcagaataaaaataattagtagATGTACTCATGTGGCTTAATTGATTTGAATAACGTACATTCTCTGTTTGCACGCAATTTACCTGATAATGCTACAAGATCAGTGACAGAGAGACTTTTGTTGGCAAATAAATTCTTGAGTGTGGCGAAATTTGAGTTGGCTCCAGGTATATTTCCAGTGACCTCAGATGAAAGGGAGATCCTTCCGTCTCTTCTACCGGTATAGACCTCCCACATATCCTTCTTGAACTACATGTATCAATGGGAGGAAGCTATTTAATATTACatgcatatatttaaattaagttCTTAAATTCCGTTTGATCAAAAGCTTACTGGGAAAGAGACTGCATCGCGAGCAGCCAAGGCCAGAATGTCAGCACAAGAAACAACTTGAGGGCATACTTTCTcaatttcggacttgatttcatCAATTACTTCGAAACCTAGCAGTGAGAGGTTTGGCCTTGCACTCTTTTCTGCCGCATCTGTTCCCACTGTGTCCAGTAGTATAGATGCATCACATCCCTGTCATGCATGCATCAAAATATgttactaaaaatataatagtgaCAAAAAATAACAGATGTTAAGATATATGTGTGTTTACTATACCCTAACAAAGCAATCATGGTAGTGAACCCTAAGTATTTTAGCACCCAATTTAGAATCATTTGCAGCTCTACTCCAAGTAATGTTCCTCACAAGGGTCTCAGCTTGTCGACAGCTATTCTtgtagaagttctttttcagtttATCTGCACCAGAAGCCCTTGAAACTCCCAACACAAACAACAAGAGAATAACAATGTGGAACTTCATATTtgtttttctaagtaaatatgTTAAATGAAGAAAATAGAGACTCAATTGCAggcaatatattattaatgaacAATGAGCAAGCTGATGAGCAATGGTACGAACTAAAGAAGGGAAACTCATCCTTTTATAGGCAAccaatgattaattaattatcaagTAAACAAAGCTTCCACCAACcacatcaaaaaaataatatttatcaagAGTTGAGGATATGGAATGCTCGGCTTGCATggagattattattaaaattcacATCGTGATCTTCATAATTTGTTAATAACTCACCTAAAAAAAAGTTGACCTAAAAAGTCAAACGGCCGAATATTAAGgtactattatatatatgtactttaGGTTCATGATACATATCTACACATATACTTCTTTTTTAGTAAATGTTCAAAAATTAAGGTATAGTTGCACCGGAGGTCTGTGATACATATCCACAATTCCAcatgtatatttttgttttttggccAACTTGCCGCGTCCATTTTAGTTTTGCATGTAATTTGATACTGTATATGTGAaccaacatttatattttaaattcaagGAAGACGTTATTAGCAAGGACGCGGATGATTCCTTTATTTAATTTGGAACACAATCTTAACTAGAATACGTTAAACAACTAAGTAGATCGTGAAATGGAAGGAATTAGGGTGAACAAGAACAAGTCCCACGGAATTAAACATGGTCTTTGACCAAAGAGTAAACTTTGAccaaatgataattttaaaacgAAAAACTTGATTtgacaaaaattaataaagagGGTAACTTATAATTAAAGAGGGTAATTCTAGATATTTGCATAAAAACACTTTTCTCAAAATTCTAAAGAAAATCTttgagttttttcttttttcctgaTCGTTGTTGTTGGTGGCTTTCATCGATGTTCACCGGTGAAAAATCATAAATCGATTATTTTCTTTGCTCAgttcttatttttttgaataatactcGTCTAGGTAAGGATTTCTATCTTTCGAGATTGTATtgtttgtttgat
Protein-coding regions in this window:
- the LOC108226140 gene encoding peroxidase 24-like translates to MRPSFLFLLLALVLVNAVIVCNGNKLLKMKYYHKSCDSVEDIVRDITWRKVAEDPSFAAKLLRLHYHDCFVRGCDGSILLDSTDVNKKDNEKAALPNRSLSGYELIDAIKAKLEEECPGVVSCADILALTARDAISFQFRRPMWNVFTGRKDGRVSLSSEATTDMPSPFSNFTTLLGQFQSHGLDMMDLVTLSGAHTIGTTRCALLSRRLYNFTGRGDTDPSLDPEYAESLRNICPNPLIPSTPVEMDPESSGSFDSHYFKILNEHKGVFLSDAALLTNQQSAQMAKDLENPKVFFARFAQSMKKMSEIITLAEGEGEVRQNCRVVN
- the LOC108226132 gene encoding peroxidase 24-like, producing the protein MKFHIVILLLFVLGVSRASGADKLKKNFYKNSCRQAETLVRNITWSRAANDSKLGAKILRVHYHDCFVRGCDASILLDTVGTDAAEKSARPNLSLLGFEVIDEIKSEIEKVCPQVVSCADILALAARDAVSFPFKKDMWEVYTGRRDGRISLSSEVTGNIPGANSNFATLKNLFANKSLSVTDLVALSGAHTIGVAHCGAFSRRLYNFSGNGDTDPSLNQAYAETLKSQCPNPASSTITVEMDPQSSESFDTHYFTAVKQNKGLFQSDAALLTNTASSKIVDSLQKANTFFSQFGKSMKNMGEIEVLIGNAGEIRKNCRIVNA